The Verrucomicrobium spinosum DSM 4136 = JCM 18804 genome includes a region encoding these proteins:
- the lepA gene encoding translation elongation factor 4 gives MSIELTRNFSIIAHIDHGKTTLSDRLLEFTKTISERQQQDQLLDSMDLERERGITIKAHPVTMSYKAKDGKTYKLNLLDTPGHVDFSYEVSRSLAACEGALLLVDASQGVEAQTVANLNLAMQQNLHVIPVINKIDLPSADVPRVKKQLEDILQLSSDEAVPASAKMGIGIEDILEAVVKYIPAPTSLGEEHLRASVFDSVFDAYRGVVSYVRIFSGSVKRGMKVRMMSTGLDYEVKDVGVFRPKMSTVPELHVGDVGYIIANVKATSDVKIGDTVTETRRPAPEPLPGFKEIHPLVFSGIYPVSTDDFESLKMAMGKLQINDAAFSYMAESSAALGFGFRCGFLGLLHMEIIQERLRREFQMDVISTYPSVIYEVLKTNGELVIVDNPSFLPPVPEIEEIREPMVKIFLMVPNEYIGDMMQLVMDKRGDVQHTETLDDNRVMLQCMLPLNEILVDFNDKLKSVTRGYGSMDYEHAGYVASDLVKMDMLIAGEPVDAFSCIVHRSKAESRGRALAAKLKEVIPVQLFVVAIQAAIGGKVIARESISAMRKDVTAKCYGGDISRKRKLLEKQKEGKKRMKAIGRVNIPQEAFIQVLKTGD, from the coding sequence ATGTCCATCGAACTGACCCGCAACTTCTCCATCATCGCCCACATTGACCACGGGAAGACCACTCTCTCCGACCGGTTGCTGGAGTTCACGAAGACCATCTCAGAGCGTCAGCAGCAAGATCAGTTGCTCGATTCCATGGATCTGGAGCGCGAACGTGGCATCACGATCAAGGCGCACCCGGTGACCATGAGCTACAAGGCCAAGGACGGGAAGACCTACAAACTCAACCTTCTAGACACCCCGGGACACGTGGACTTCTCTTACGAAGTCTCACGCTCCCTTGCAGCCTGTGAAGGTGCCCTGCTCCTGGTTGATGCGTCCCAGGGTGTGGAGGCCCAGACCGTCGCCAACCTGAACCTGGCGATGCAGCAGAACCTGCACGTCATCCCGGTCATCAACAAGATCGACCTTCCCAGCGCCGACGTGCCGCGGGTGAAAAAGCAGCTGGAGGACATTCTCCAGCTCTCCTCCGATGAAGCCGTGCCGGCCAGCGCCAAGATGGGCATCGGTATTGAGGACATTCTGGAGGCCGTGGTGAAGTACATCCCCGCTCCCACGTCCCTCGGTGAAGAACACCTGCGCGCCTCGGTGTTTGACTCCGTCTTCGATGCCTACCGCGGCGTGGTTTCCTATGTCCGAATTTTCAGCGGCAGCGTGAAGCGAGGCATGAAGGTGCGCATGATGTCCACCGGACTGGACTATGAAGTAAAGGATGTCGGCGTCTTCCGCCCCAAGATGTCCACCGTGCCAGAGCTGCACGTCGGCGATGTCGGCTACATCATTGCCAACGTGAAAGCCACGTCGGATGTGAAGATCGGCGACACCGTCACAGAGACTCGCAGGCCCGCCCCCGAGCCCCTCCCTGGCTTCAAAGAAATTCACCCCCTCGTGTTCAGCGGCATTTACCCCGTGAGCACCGATGACTTTGAGTCGCTGAAGATGGCGATGGGCAAGCTGCAGATCAACGATGCCGCCTTCAGCTACATGGCGGAAAGCTCCGCCGCCCTGGGCTTCGGCTTTCGCTGCGGCTTCCTGGGACTGCTCCACATGGAGATCATCCAGGAGCGCCTTCGCCGGGAGTTCCAGATGGACGTGATTTCCACGTACCCGAGCGTTATCTACGAGGTGCTGAAGACCAACGGTGAGTTGGTCATCGTGGACAACCCCTCTTTCCTCCCGCCCGTTCCGGAGATCGAGGAAATCCGCGAGCCCATGGTGAAGATCTTCCTCATGGTGCCCAACGAGTACATCGGAGACATGATGCAACTTGTCATGGACAAGCGTGGCGACGTGCAGCACACCGAGACACTCGATGACAACCGCGTGATGCTGCAGTGCATGCTGCCGCTCAACGAAATCCTCGTGGACTTCAACGACAAGCTCAAGAGCGTGACCCGCGGCTACGGCAGCATGGACTATGAACATGCAGGCTATGTGGCGTCCGACCTCGTTAAGATGGACATGCTCATCGCCGGTGAGCCCGTGGACGCCTTCTCCTGCATCGTCCACCGCAGCAAGGCGGAATCCCGCGGCCGCGCTCTCGCCGCCAAACTCAAGGAGGTCATCCCAGTGCAGCTCTTCGTTGTCGCCATCCAGGCCGCCATCGGCGGCAAGGTCATTGCCCGCGAATCCATCAGCGCCATGCGCAAGGACGTGACTGCCAAGTGCTACGGCGGTGACATCTCCCGCAAGCGCAAGCTCTTGGAAAAGCAGAAGGAAGGCAAGAAGCGCATGAAAGCCATTGGCCGCGTCAACATCCCGCAGGAGGCCTTCATCCAGGTGCTCAAGACCGGGGATTGA
- a CDS encoding CPBP family intramembrane glutamic endopeptidase, whose translation MPPTSGDESGIEPRPSSSPPDPAAHGNRNVTGHSSNRQVQGGMGLVHEMQLWALTAVILSIWWATEWSWNGGSGASASTSEAFRNYIANSMLVHDEYTQEGYNGPGLIKWMLELEAIPDDVYETFKSVEEEGYSSDLLQLDLALVSLRFSQDKGDASGDWKEIALEALESVSEKGRKEPTYRYVKGAVDGTPLAEGERNDFEEYLRKQPVDWWVAFLAAQYQLQDRIDQPALRKAQENAMGNIVFAAIVLVDLTVLGLLAIPAAWMALSRPRLKQPASHRRLYRLWPGPRVVGTFALAALAALWLNQHVFASLYPWVAAMIGSIVDEYAAWQTNTWIWLGWATAMAALPLLPLCSTYGPRFSRLAEVFGFLNRDFVSLSYLGLGVTSMGLLPWLFHFVDAGLACLGSASSVLDGLSRSFSDQGELALPLSIFWSVLMAPFVEEIIFRGFIFRSVQARWGTLVGMAISSFVFAGSHFYSVNGTVHVFLYGLLFCWVYQRTGKLAASMFVHAGSNLAVTLLSHFSGG comes from the coding sequence CAACCGGAACGTCACCGGGCACTCCTCCAATCGCCAAGTTCAGGGTGGCATGGGGCTGGTGCATGAAATGCAACTCTGGGCATTGACCGCCGTCATCCTTTCCATCTGGTGGGCGACGGAATGGTCGTGGAACGGCGGCTCAGGCGCGAGCGCAAGCACCTCAGAGGCGTTCCGCAACTACATCGCCAACTCCATGCTCGTTCATGACGAGTACACTCAGGAGGGGTACAACGGGCCGGGCTTGATCAAGTGGATGCTCGAGTTGGAAGCCATCCCAGACGATGTCTATGAAACCTTCAAGTCCGTGGAAGAAGAAGGATATTCATCGGACCTCTTGCAATTGGACCTGGCCTTGGTGAGCCTGCGCTTCAGTCAGGACAAAGGGGATGCTTCAGGAGACTGGAAGGAAATTGCTCTTGAGGCACTGGAATCCGTCAGCGAGAAAGGACGGAAAGAGCCCACCTACCGCTATGTAAAAGGCGCTGTGGATGGCACCCCGCTGGCAGAAGGCGAACGCAACGATTTCGAGGAGTACCTCCGCAAGCAACCGGTCGATTGGTGGGTGGCATTTCTCGCTGCCCAGTACCAACTGCAGGACCGAATCGATCAACCAGCTCTCCGGAAGGCCCAGGAAAACGCAATGGGCAACATCGTGTTCGCCGCCATCGTGTTGGTAGATCTCACGGTGCTGGGGCTGCTGGCCATTCCGGCGGCCTGGATGGCCCTGTCCCGGCCCCGCCTGAAGCAACCTGCGTCCCATCGCCGCCTCTATCGGCTCTGGCCGGGCCCTCGCGTAGTCGGCACCTTCGCCCTGGCGGCACTGGCGGCACTCTGGCTGAATCAACACGTCTTCGCCTCGCTGTACCCTTGGGTGGCGGCCATGATTGGGTCAATCGTGGACGAATACGCGGCGTGGCAGACCAACACGTGGATCTGGCTGGGCTGGGCCACCGCGATGGCTGCGCTGCCGTTGCTCCCTCTCTGCAGCACATATGGCCCCCGATTCTCGCGACTGGCCGAGGTCTTTGGTTTCCTGAATCGCGACTTCGTCTCGCTCAGTTACCTCGGTTTAGGGGTCACCAGCATGGGCCTGCTGCCGTGGCTTTTCCACTTCGTCGATGCCGGTCTGGCGTGCCTGGGCTCCGCCTCCAGCGTGCTGGATGGCCTCAGCCGGTCCTTCTCGGACCAAGGCGAACTTGCACTCCCCCTGAGCATCTTTTGGAGCGTGCTCATGGCTCCCTTTGTCGAGGAGATCATCTTCCGCGGCTTCATCTTCAGGTCCGTGCAGGCCCGGTGGGGCACCCTGGTTGGCATGGCGATTTCCAGCTTCGTCTTCGCGGGGTCCCATTTTTACAGCGTGAACGGCACCGTTCATGTCTTCCTCTACGGCCTGCTTTTCTGCTGGGTGTATCAGCGGACCGGGAAACTGGCCGCCAGTATGTTCGTGCACGCCGGCAGCAACCTCGCCGTCACCCTCCTCTCCCACTTCTCCGGCGGATAA